The following proteins are encoded in a genomic region of Rhodopirellula islandica:
- a CDS encoding LamG-like jellyroll fold domain-containing protein has translation MSEQAREPDFDLQLGRLLEGELSDAEMDQLADSLANDDSLQRRYRDQVEMDEGLAMLVCDERAGERFVQLLDQRLDAESQKFDFLHSVLDRSSLTAARDQLRRWAPLAALAIAACLVVAFWIGMWTGRHAGLAQSGSLPGERTQAMVTIQSEPADASVALLKRVVNVEWMDDSALRMGDSVSSNQTLHLSSGWVQLQFFRGAVLTLEGPAKLEIRDPNRVMLHAGNAWASVPVPARGFTVLTPETKIVDLGTEFGVSANPGQRTEVHVFDGLVELHDPLAAGDAESLHELVTGQSMSVDGKGNSRPESTRIAKMPSESLLQQNQTERRQQRIERWQRWSAAIRKDPRVLIYYDFASPDPFGSETSPTTLPNLAAAQEDSDGSIIGCAWSEGRWPGKTALDFKRPSDRVRFHLAGEYESITLAAWVRVDGLDRLLSSLLLTDGWDQGEVHWQFDQRGQLGLSVGQVSGVAWRYTPPLVDLTRLGQWIHVASVFDGTSQTVRHYFNGQRVPCEGELQYDGPIRIGDAELCNWGRPVDQSSHAIRNFNGRMDEFLMLDDALDEGQILEIYHAGNPKF, from the coding sequence ATGAGCGAACAAGCTCGGGAACCCGATTTCGATCTGCAACTCGGACGTTTGCTGGAAGGCGAACTCAGTGATGCGGAAATGGATCAGCTGGCTGATTCGTTGGCGAATGACGATTCGTTGCAGCGGCGCTATCGCGACCAAGTCGAAATGGACGAGGGGTTGGCGATGCTGGTCTGCGATGAACGAGCGGGTGAGCGGTTCGTGCAGTTGTTGGATCAACGACTCGATGCCGAATCGCAGAAGTTTGACTTTCTGCACAGCGTGCTGGATCGTTCCAGTCTGACGGCCGCGCGAGACCAACTCCGCCGCTGGGCTCCGCTGGCCGCTCTCGCGATTGCCGCCTGTTTGGTGGTCGCGTTTTGGATTGGAATGTGGACGGGCCGACATGCCGGGTTGGCACAATCCGGTTCCCTCCCGGGGGAGCGAACCCAGGCGATGGTGACGATCCAATCGGAACCAGCGGATGCTTCCGTGGCGTTGTTGAAACGAGTGGTCAATGTCGAGTGGATGGACGACTCGGCGTTGCGAATGGGCGATTCTGTTTCGTCAAACCAGACGCTGCACCTGAGCTCTGGATGGGTGCAGTTGCAATTCTTTCGGGGTGCCGTGTTGACGTTGGAAGGCCCTGCCAAGCTCGAGATTCGCGATCCGAACCGAGTCATGCTGCACGCGGGAAATGCCTGGGCGAGCGTTCCCGTTCCGGCACGAGGGTTCACGGTGCTGACGCCGGAAACCAAAATCGTTGATCTGGGGACCGAATTTGGTGTGTCGGCAAATCCCGGCCAGCGAACCGAGGTTCATGTCTTTGACGGATTGGTGGAACTGCACGATCCATTGGCAGCCGGCGATGCCGAATCACTTCATGAATTGGTCACCGGCCAATCGATGAGTGTTGACGGGAAAGGCAATTCGCGTCCAGAAAGCACTCGCATCGCCAAGATGCCGTCCGAATCGCTGCTTCAACAGAACCAAACCGAACGTCGACAGCAACGGATTGAACGTTGGCAGCGATGGAGTGCTGCGATTCGCAAGGACCCTCGCGTGCTGATTTACTACGATTTCGCGTCGCCGGATCCGTTTGGTTCGGAAACGTCGCCAACGACATTGCCAAACCTTGCTGCTGCCCAAGAGGATTCGGATGGTTCCATCATCGGCTGTGCGTGGTCGGAGGGACGTTGGCCAGGCAAAACCGCGTTGGATTTCAAACGTCCCAGCGACCGAGTTCGCTTTCATCTGGCGGGAGAATACGAATCGATCACGTTGGCGGCATGGGTGCGTGTCGATGGGCTGGATCGGTTGCTGAGTTCGTTGCTGCTGACCGATGGTTGGGACCAAGGCGAAGTTCATTGGCAATTTGATCAGCGCGGGCAACTTGGTTTATCCGTTGGGCAAGTGTCAGGCGTGGCGTGGCGGTACACACCGCCGCTGGTGGATCTGACGCGTCTGGGGCAATGGATTCATGTTGCTTCGGTGTTCGATGGAACCAGCCAAACGGTGCGTCACTACTTCAACGGCCAGCGTGTGCCTTGCGAAGGCGAACTTCAGTACGATGGACCAATCCGAATTGGGGATGCGGAACTGTGCAATTGGGGACGCCCTGTCGACCAGAGTTCTCACGCAATCCGTAATTTCAATGGGCGAATGGACGAGTTTCTGATGCTCGATGATGCCCTGGACGAAGGGCAGATTTTGGAGATCTACCATGCCGGAAATCCCAAGTTCTAG
- a CDS encoding PQQ-binding-like beta-propeller repeat protein — protein MSDTEPESIEPAAESKPENSAAESSMSDVASGESKPLRVWPAVVLLLLMAIARFLPSMIEDAPLFLMMVAVIGPVVLGGLILLWWLTFSRASMKERLVGFFGALLIAVGGVLSLDQTMMGPGIIMVAAPLGTAAFGISAVLLCRWQSFKRTIVILLMTLCGFGYSTLLRSEGMWGHFALDLHWRWEPTAEELMLADRADAPASVEAISSEVEMDEWLADPQWTQFRGPNRVSQQHGPAIQTDWSTNQPELVWKIPVGPGWSSFAVAGNLLFTQEQRGEQETVVCYTADEGKEVWSQEIESRFFDPLGGPGPRATPTLAGGSVFVQGASGQLQRLDAKTGESIWEVDVREVADREPPMWGFSSSPLVVGGVVIVHAGGDGDKGTLAFEIESGELKWSAAAGDHSYSSPQLLNLFGDDYVVMFTNAGMNILDPESGESRCDFEWKLEGYSAVQPQVIAGNSIVLATQQETRCLELTQADDGFTVEERWASRKLKPDFNDFVIHDGYAYGFDAEIFACIDLESGQREWKRGRYGKGQVLMMVDSGVLLVISERGEVVLLAANPSKHEELAKFEALEGKTWNHPVVIGDRLYLRNSQEAACYRLPI, from the coding sequence ATGAGTGACACTGAGCCTGAGTCCATCGAGCCAGCGGCGGAATCAAAACCGGAGAACTCGGCGGCCGAGTCTTCGATGAGCGACGTTGCATCCGGTGAATCGAAACCGCTGCGAGTCTGGCCTGCGGTGGTGCTGTTGTTGCTGATGGCGATCGCCCGGTTCCTGCCTTCGATGATCGAAGACGCTCCGCTGTTCTTGATGATGGTGGCGGTGATCGGGCCGGTGGTTTTAGGGGGATTGATCCTGCTGTGGTGGCTGACGTTCAGTCGTGCCTCCATGAAAGAACGCTTGGTGGGCTTCTTCGGCGCGTTGTTGATTGCGGTTGGGGGCGTCTTGTCGTTGGATCAAACGATGATGGGGCCTGGCATCATCATGGTCGCCGCTCCACTGGGCACGGCGGCGTTTGGCATCAGTGCCGTGCTATTGTGTCGTTGGCAATCTTTCAAACGGACGATCGTCATCTTGCTGATGACGTTGTGCGGGTTTGGTTATTCAACCCTGTTGCGCAGCGAAGGCATGTGGGGACACTTCGCTCTGGATTTGCACTGGCGTTGGGAACCAACGGCCGAAGAATTGATGTTGGCCGATCGAGCGGACGCTCCGGCAAGCGTCGAAGCGATCAGCTCGGAGGTTGAAATGGACGAGTGGCTTGCCGATCCACAATGGACTCAGTTTCGTGGCCCAAACCGTGTGAGCCAACAGCACGGGCCTGCGATTCAAACGGACTGGTCGACGAACCAGCCCGAACTCGTGTGGAAGATTCCCGTTGGTCCTGGTTGGTCGTCGTTTGCCGTGGCTGGGAACCTGCTGTTCACGCAGGAACAACGTGGCGAACAAGAAACCGTGGTTTGCTACACCGCTGATGAAGGAAAAGAAGTCTGGTCGCAGGAAATTGAGTCGCGATTCTTTGATCCGCTCGGTGGGCCTGGGCCACGAGCCACACCGACGCTTGCTGGTGGCAGCGTTTTTGTTCAAGGAGCGAGCGGGCAACTGCAGCGACTGGATGCCAAAACGGGCGAATCAATTTGGGAAGTCGACGTGCGAGAGGTCGCGGACCGGGAGCCACCGATGTGGGGATTCTCGTCGTCTCCGTTGGTGGTCGGTGGGGTCGTGATCGTTCACGCAGGAGGTGATGGCGACAAGGGCACGCTCGCGTTTGAAATCGAGTCGGGTGAATTGAAATGGTCCGCCGCGGCTGGCGATCATTCCTACAGTTCGCCGCAGTTGCTGAATCTTTTCGGCGATGACTACGTGGTGATGTTCACTAACGCTGGCATGAACATCCTGGATCCCGAATCAGGCGAATCACGATGCGACTTTGAGTGGAAATTGGAAGGCTACAGTGCCGTGCAACCTCAGGTCATCGCAGGCAACTCGATCGTCTTGGCAACCCAGCAAGAAACGCGGTGTCTGGAACTGACTCAGGCCGACGACGGGTTCACGGTGGAGGAACGTTGGGCGTCGCGAAAGCTGAAGCCTGACTTCAATGACTTCGTGATCCACGATGGGTATGCGTACGGGTTTGACGCTGAAATCTTTGCCTGCATCGACTTGGAATCTGGCCAACGCGAATGGAAGCGTGGACGTTATGGGAAGGGCCAGGTTCTGATGATGGTTGACTCCGGCGTGTTGCTGGTGATCAGCGAACGCGGGGAGGTCGTTTTGCTGGCGGCGAATCCATCGAAGCATGAAGAGCTGGCCAAGTTCGAAGCTCTCGAGGGCAAGACATGGAACCACCCCGTTGTCATTGGTGACCGCCTGTACCTCCGCAATTCGCAAGAGGCGGCATGCTACCGACTGCCGATTTAA
- a CDS encoding TetR/AcrR family transcriptional regulator: MAAEHDSPRPIGRPRKFDRAETLLAIVDVFWRLGYNQTSFRELEAATGEGRQSLVNAFGDKAAIFEKAIQCYIDHRVKEVVELLRGEGEPLDRIANVLARWEADAKAPDHRGCLLVNTGGEIGARNAAIADRMANSTQRLVNEFAKTYQQAMRSGVIATKPSAKSLARLTVALGDGALLQARVSGDAAAAKQTLATLTELIRSR, encoded by the coding sequence ATGGCTGCTGAACACGATTCCCCGCGACCGATCGGTCGGCCACGCAAGTTTGACCGCGCGGAGACTCTGTTGGCGATCGTCGATGTGTTCTGGCGATTGGGATACAACCAAACCAGCTTTCGCGAATTGGAAGCCGCGACCGGCGAAGGCCGCCAAAGTTTGGTGAACGCGTTCGGTGACAAGGCGGCTATCTTTGAAAAAGCCATTCAGTGCTACATCGATCACCGCGTCAAAGAAGTGGTCGAGTTGCTTCGCGGGGAGGGCGAACCATTGGACCGAATCGCGAATGTGTTGGCTCGATGGGAAGCGGATGCGAAGGCGCCTGATCATCGCGGATGTTTGTTGGTCAACACGGGCGGTGAGATTGGCGCAAGAAATGCGGCCATTGCGGATCGGATGGCAAACTCGACCCAACGTTTGGTGAATGAGTTTGCCAAGACTTATCAACAAGCGATGAGATCAGGTGTGATCGCAACCAAACCGTCCGCGAAATCGTTGGCTCGGCTCACCGTCGCGTTGGGCGATGGGGCATTGTTGCAGGCTCGCGTCAGTGGCGATGCGGCTGCCGCGAAGCAAACGCTGGCGACGCTGACGGAATTGATTCGCAGTCGCTGA
- a CDS encoding siderophore-interacting protein, with protein sequence MKIDSMAQRTTMELEVIRSTPITEHVLRITLGGEGLASLPVDQESAYVKLLIPQGDGEPPLKRSYTIRYQRPTEIDIDFVLHESPGPASSWAIDAQPGDRITVAGPGPKKLLNQEADWFLLAGDLTALPAISVNLRQLPDDAVGYAVIEVPSQADLQDLEHPEKVELHWEVNPEPNVDGLFLASKVRALPWLEGQPAVWAACEFNSMRVLRSFLREHDNLPNTHLYLSSYWKLGQSDEGHKQAKRLDSEQSPLP encoded by the coding sequence GTGAAGATTGATTCCATGGCACAACGCACCACGATGGAACTGGAAGTGATCCGGTCGACGCCGATCACCGAGCATGTGCTTCGCATCACCTTGGGTGGTGAGGGGCTCGCGAGTTTGCCTGTTGATCAGGAGAGTGCTTACGTGAAGTTGTTGATCCCTCAGGGTGATGGTGAACCGCCGCTGAAGAGATCCTATACGATTCGGTACCAGCGACCGACGGAGATCGATATCGACTTTGTCTTGCATGAGTCGCCGGGGCCAGCGTCCAGTTGGGCGATCGATGCTCAACCAGGAGATCGGATCACCGTCGCGGGACCAGGGCCGAAGAAGCTGCTCAACCAGGAAGCCGACTGGTTTCTGTTGGCAGGAGACTTGACCGCGCTTCCGGCGATCAGTGTGAACCTACGGCAACTGCCCGACGACGCTGTCGGTTACGCCGTGATCGAGGTCCCCAGTCAAGCTGATCTTCAAGATTTGGAACACCCGGAAAAGGTTGAGCTGCACTGGGAAGTCAATCCGGAACCGAATGTCGACGGTTTGTTTTTGGCCTCGAAAGTCCGAGCGTTGCCGTGGTTGGAAGGCCAGCCTGCTGTTTGGGCAGCTTGTGAGTTCAATAGCATGCGGGTGCTTCGAAGTTTCCTGCGAGAGCACGACAACCTTCCCAACACCCATCTGTACCTGTCGAGTTATTGGAAACTCGGTCAATCCGACGAAGGGCATAAACAAGCAAAGCGACTCGACAGCGAACAGAGCCCGCTCCCGTAG
- a CDS encoding aminotransferase class V-fold PLP-dependent enzyme — protein sequence MNPLDIDAVRGDFPILHKPLPKGLPLVYLDSGSSAQKPQCVIDKEREVYENYYANAYRGVYRFGSIVDEELEGAREKIRQFINAEHSEEIVFTAGCTMSLNLVASGWGKRNLKAGDEIILNEMEHHANLVPWQQLALQTGATCRFLPLTEDGRLDMDRIGEVLSDKTKVLAVTGMSNVLGTINPIAELAKKAHDAGAIIVVDGAQSVPHEQTDVVASEIDFLTFSGHKLYGPSGIGVLYGKRELLEQTDPMLFGGHMIDRVYKDHSTWAPSPAKFEAGTIQIAQAIALGSAIDYMTTLGMESVHAHERDVLEYAYTRLQEIPGMRIYGPGIEHRGAITSFTIDGAHPEDLAQLLDRKGVFVRHGHHCTMPLHDLLGVSATVRASFGVYNSRGDVDALMDAIQFACQRLRLT from the coding sequence ATGAATCCACTTGACATCGACGCCGTTCGCGGCGACTTCCCGATTCTGCACAAACCACTTCCCAAGGGTTTGCCGCTCGTCTATCTCGACAGCGGATCGTCCGCACAAAAACCCCAGTGCGTGATCGATAAAGAACGAGAGGTCTACGAGAACTATTACGCCAACGCCTATCGCGGCGTGTATCGATTTGGATCGATCGTCGATGAAGAATTGGAAGGTGCACGTGAGAAGATCCGGCAGTTCATCAACGCGGAGCATTCCGAAGAGATCGTCTTCACTGCTGGTTGCACGATGTCGCTGAACTTGGTCGCCAGTGGCTGGGGCAAGCGAAACCTCAAGGCCGGCGACGAGATCATCCTCAACGAGATGGAACACCATGCGAACTTGGTTCCATGGCAACAACTCGCCTTGCAGACGGGAGCGACCTGCCGCTTCCTTCCGCTCACCGAAGATGGCCGTTTGGACATGGACCGGATCGGCGAAGTGCTGAGCGACAAAACGAAAGTGCTGGCCGTCACCGGCATGTCGAACGTGCTGGGCACCATCAATCCAATCGCGGAGCTCGCGAAAAAGGCCCACGACGCGGGAGCGATCATCGTTGTCGACGGAGCACAGAGTGTCCCGCACGAGCAAACGGATGTCGTCGCCAGTGAGATCGACTTCCTGACCTTCTCGGGACACAAGTTGTATGGGCCGAGCGGGATTGGTGTGCTGTATGGCAAACGCGAATTGCTCGAGCAGACCGACCCGATGCTCTTCGGCGGCCACATGATCGATCGCGTCTACAAAGATCACTCGACTTGGGCACCGTCCCCTGCCAAGTTCGAAGCGGGAACGATCCAGATTGCTCAAGCGATTGCGCTGGGCTCAGCGATCGATTACATGACGACGCTAGGGATGGAAAGCGTTCACGCACACGAGCGAGACGTGCTCGAATACGCCTACACCCGTTTGCAAGAGATCCCCGGAATGCGGATTTACGGCCCCGGAATCGAGCACCGCGGGGCGATCACCAGCTTCACGATCGACGGAGCCCATCCGGAAGATTTGGCCCAACTGCTCGATCGAAAAGGCGTCTTCGTCCGGCATGGTCACCACTGCACGATGCCGCTCCACGATCTGCTGGGCGTCAGCGCGACGGTGCGAGCAAGCTTCGGCGTTTACAACTCGCGCGGCGACGTCGACGCACTGATGGATGCGATCCAATTCGCCTGCCAACGCTTGCGTTTGACCTGA
- a CDS encoding SufE family protein, protein MQDLTIDELYEEFEDLPDWDERCDYLIDLGFNLPELPAEAKIEENRVHGCQSNVWLVADIKNSTPPTVEFLANSDAVIVNGLIAVIAALYSGKTPQEIIAIDAQDVFKKLGLERHLSPQRRNGLYSMVQRVRELAVQAEAQS, encoded by the coding sequence TTGCAAGATTTAACGATCGACGAATTGTACGAGGAATTCGAGGACTTGCCCGATTGGGACGAGCGTTGTGATTACTTGATTGACCTCGGCTTCAACTTGCCTGAGTTGCCCGCGGAAGCCAAAATCGAGGAAAATCGTGTCCACGGCTGCCAAAGCAACGTCTGGTTGGTTGCTGACATCAAGAACTCCACCCCACCGACCGTGGAATTCCTCGCGAACAGCGATGCCGTCATCGTCAACGGTTTGATCGCGGTGATCGCGGCGTTGTATTCCGGCAAGACACCACAGGAGATCATCGCGATCGATGCCCAAGACGTTTTCAAAAAACTGGGTCTCGAGCGGCACCTCAGCCCGCAACGGCGGAACGGGCTGTACAGCATGGTCCAGCGAGTCCGAGAACTAGCCGTCCAGGCAGAGGCCCAATCATGA
- a CDS encoding MarR family winged helix-turn-helix transcriptional regulator, with translation MQFDSESSPGFAIGRVAYLIRSEMASVLKGVGWPFSPEETQTLITLSDAGEPLCMSDLAAHMIRDPTTVKRQLDRLVEQQFVERSVSSEDARIVMVGLTRLGEKQLATVLPVLDELRKATLDGVSKTELDATQRVLRKMQKNLAKRLSKG, from the coding sequence ATGCAGTTTGATTCGGAATCCTCACCAGGATTCGCGATTGGTCGGGTTGCCTATCTGATTCGATCTGAAATGGCGTCCGTTCTCAAAGGTGTTGGTTGGCCGTTTTCCCCAGAGGAAACACAGACCTTGATCACCTTGTCCGACGCTGGCGAACCACTTTGCATGAGCGATTTGGCAGCCCACATGATCCGAGATCCGACGACCGTCAAGCGACAATTGGATCGTCTGGTTGAGCAGCAATTTGTCGAGCGGAGCGTGTCGAGTGAAGACGCTCGCATCGTGATGGTCGGTTTGACTCGGCTTGGGGAGAAGCAACTCGCGACCGTCTTGCCGGTGCTGGACGAATTGCGGAAAGCGACGCTTGACGGCGTCTCCAAGACAGAACTCGATGCCACACAGCGGGTTCTTCGAAAGATGCAAAAGAACCTAGCAAAACGTCTTTCAAAGGGTTAA
- a CDS encoding CvfB family protein → MMIEIGGTFDLEVLKRTDFGMFLDAGDLGEILLPTKHTPDDLSVGDIVEVFLYLDSEDRPIATTQVPKAEVGEFAYLEVKENTPIGAFLDWGLDKDVLVPFAEQHRPMRVGDSYLVFLYLDNQDRITATSKIDKYVSNDPEHGFYPQQAVELIIANSTEMGHKAIVDQSHWGLLYKDEVDQRISFGQTIQGFVKHVRLDGKIDLSLKSGQQIRDDFSQVIQTHLEEKGGFAAVHDKSPPNEIFDLFGMSKGQFKKAIGALYKQKVIAIEKDGIRLL, encoded by the coding sequence ATGATGATCGAAATCGGCGGAACGTTTGACCTGGAAGTGCTCAAGCGAACCGACTTTGGAATGTTTTTGGACGCTGGGGATCTGGGCGAGATTCTGCTGCCTACCAAGCACACCCCCGACGACCTGAGCGTCGGTGACATTGTCGAAGTCTTCCTGTACCTGGATTCGGAAGATCGCCCGATCGCGACCACTCAGGTGCCCAAGGCGGAAGTGGGCGAATTCGCTTACTTGGAAGTCAAAGAGAACACTCCTATCGGTGCGTTCTTGGATTGGGGATTGGACAAAGACGTCCTGGTCCCATTCGCGGAACAGCATCGACCGATGAGGGTGGGCGACTCCTACCTGGTGTTCCTGTACCTCGACAACCAAGATCGAATCACGGCAACGTCCAAAATCGACAAGTACGTGAGCAATGATCCCGAGCATGGTTTCTACCCGCAACAGGCGGTTGAGTTGATCATCGCCAACAGCACCGAAATGGGCCACAAGGCGATTGTGGACCAGAGTCATTGGGGGCTGCTGTACAAGGATGAGGTGGATCAACGGATCAGCTTTGGCCAGACCATCCAAGGTTTCGTCAAACACGTTCGTCTCGACGGGAAAATTGATCTCAGCCTGAAGAGTGGTCAGCAAATTCGTGACGACTTCAGCCAAGTCATTCAGACCCATTTGGAAGAGAAGGGTGGGTTTGCGGCGGTTCATGACAAGTCGCCGCCGAATGAGATTTTTGATCTTTTTGGGATGAGCAAAGGGCAGTTCAAAAAGGCGATCGGTGCCCTCTACAAGCAAAAAGTCATCGCGATCGAAAAGGATGGGATTCGTTTGCTTTGA
- a CDS encoding sigma-70 family RNA polymerase sigma factor gives MQRNEFAKLVLEHQARLRMFIRMLGAMPDAVDDLAQDAFVVAYERIETLDDIDDAGPWLRSIARNLVRNELRKTSRRRRVVNASLSEAMLAMSDEPTTGPWSEDWFAALRACVDRLPGHGRALVNGRYTRGQNATQLANESEMTPAAVRQALSRLRGLLRTCVETRLTEGTT, from the coding sequence ATGCAACGAAACGAATTCGCGAAACTTGTGCTTGAACATCAAGCCCGGCTAAGGATGTTCATCCGGATGCTTGGTGCGATGCCCGATGCGGTGGATGATTTGGCTCAGGATGCGTTTGTGGTTGCGTACGAGCGAATTGAAACGCTGGACGACATCGACGACGCGGGGCCTTGGTTGCGTTCGATCGCTCGCAACTTGGTGCGAAACGAGTTGCGGAAAACGTCTCGTCGGCGACGCGTCGTCAACGCCTCCCTCAGCGAAGCCATGCTGGCGATGTCCGACGAGCCCACCACTGGCCCGTGGTCCGAGGACTGGTTCGCGGCGCTTCGTGCTTGCGTGGATCGATTGCCCGGTCACGGTCGAGCCCTGGTCAACGGCCGCTACACGCGAGGACAAAATGCGACGCAGTTGGCGAACGAATCGGAGATGACACCAGCCGCGGTGAGGCAGGCTTTGTCCCGTCTTCGCGGGCTGCTGCGGACTTGCGTCGAGACCCGTTTGACGGAGGGAACAACATGA
- a CDS encoding alpha/beta fold hydrolase, with translation MNIQEFRKRQQTISLDGVIHEPLDVAYTDVGEGEPILLLHGIPTWSFLFHDVIDTLAQHYRVIAPDMIGYGYSDRRDQFDRSIEFQANFVERFLEHLDVESAHFVAHDIGGGVALILADRKPELVRSMVLSNSVAYDSWPVDEMLAMGHPRNAKMEPEEMTEKLVESFQFGLSRPERLTEEFKEGIVTPYQERDGIVSLVRNAASLNTNHTTPLTSRLGQMQQPTLLLWGEDDKWQPISTAEQLVKDMPHAELHPMKDCSHWVPQDNPEEFASATLEFLQRVPVAV, from the coding sequence ATGAATATTCAAGAATTTCGAAAACGTCAACAAACCATCTCGCTCGATGGCGTGATCCATGAACCGCTGGACGTCGCTTACACCGACGTGGGCGAGGGCGAGCCCATTCTGTTGTTGCATGGCATCCCAACTTGGTCGTTTTTGTTCCACGACGTGATCGACACACTCGCTCAGCATTACCGAGTCATCGCGCCGGACATGATTGGCTATGGGTACTCCGACCGCCGCGACCAATTCGATCGATCGATTGAGTTCCAGGCCAACTTCGTCGAGCGTTTCCTGGAACACTTGGACGTCGAAAGTGCCCACTTCGTGGCTCACGACATCGGGGGCGGGGTGGCTTTGATTTTGGCGGACCGAAAACCGGAGTTGGTTCGGTCGATGGTGTTGTCCAACAGCGTGGCGTATGACAGTTGGCCCGTGGATGAAATGCTCGCGATGGGGCATCCTCGCAATGCGAAGATGGAACCGGAAGAGATGACCGAAAAGTTGGTCGAGAGTTTTCAGTTTGGTTTGTCGCGTCCAGAACGACTCACCGAAGAGTTCAAGGAAGGCATCGTGACGCCCTACCAAGAACGTGACGGAATCGTGAGCTTGGTTCGCAACGCGGCGAGCTTGAACACGAACCACACCACTCCACTGACCAGTCGTCTGGGCCAGATGCAGCAACCGACGCTACTGCTGTGGGGCGAAGATGACAAATGGCAGCCGATCAGCACGGCGGAGCAATTGGTGAAGGACATGCCTCATGCGGAACTGCATCCGATGAAGGACTGCTCGCACTGGGTGCCGCAAGACAACCCGGAAGAGTTCGCCAGTGCGACGCTCGAGTTCCTGCAACGGGTTCCTGTGGCCGTGTAG